The following proteins are encoded in a genomic region of Cryptococcus gattii WM276 chromosome I, complete sequence:
- a CDS encoding Hypothetical Protein (Similar to TIGR gene model, INSD accession AAW43220.1), translated as MTSDILPTPADGLRVGDQHDSTLNGARPDLGCITSLEPLAPIYHLLDDALIDSRPVRTEHLLINRQYYKRILPLIYNHVNININNVGQFIYPWTQESEEIGIGAVDGRRKAEALKLVEVVTLSDAEAAEKLAWWSLNHSHLLNAKQPTKIWGIPHSLATCAFPNVKHVRLEWDFIGPKGFLSQAPYTASLATFRPPISGVSWGLIFDQVFTQQLAVTSFCSSMPLPILGPCDLYTALTIGSFSRGITDLLGRLSKRNSVPLQTFIFHYYLCETQEHPRLPGVSLPTPPDGVSVYYDFEFQEEETKPTVEILREVYSLFRFSMWKAWRKADLSKVTFVIPYREDLDKAIQELKSGFREYIVPRRRPATVDDLYPRIRMRDGKINDCPCKKHPMVPKA; from the coding sequence ATGACTTCAGACATCCTGCCAACGCCCGCCGATGGTCTTCGCGTAGGAGACCAACATGATTCTACACTAAACGGTGCTCGTCCAGATCTAGGGTGCATTACCTCTTTAGAGCCTCTCGCACCGATATATCACCTTCTTGACGACGCTCTTATCGACAGTAGACCAGTTCGTACTGAACATCTTCTAATTAATCGACAGTACTACAAGCGCATCCTGCCTCTCATCTATAATCATGTCAATATCAACATCAACAATGTCGGGCAGTTTATCTATCCCTGGACCCAGGAGAGCGAAGAAATTGGAATTGGGGCGGTGGATGGTAGGCGCAAAGCGGAAGCCCTCAAGCTTGTTGAGGTTGTTACTCTCAGCGATGCGGAAGCTGCTGAGAAACTTGCGTGGTGGAGTCTGAATCACAGTCATCTTTTAAATGCCAAGCAGCCCACAAAAATATGGGGTATTCCTCACAGCTTGGCGACTTGCGCGTTTCCCAACGTCAAGCATGTCCGTTTAGAATGGGATTTCATTGGTCCCAAGGGTTTTCTCAGCCAAGCCCCCTACACTGCAAGTCTCGCAACTTTTAGGCCACCCATTAGCGGTGTCTCTTGGGGACTCATTTTCGACCAAGTCTTCACTCAGCAGCTCGCCGTGACAAGCTTCTGTTCCAGCATGCCATTACCGATATTGGGACCATGCGATTTGTACACAGCCTTGACAATAGGGTCGTTCAGCCGGGGTATTACCGATTTACTTGGTCGACTGTCTAAACGAAATAGTGTCCCTCTTCAAACATTCATTTTTCACTACTATCTATGCGAAACGCAGGAACACCCGCGATTACCAGGGGTCAGCCTGCCAACACCGCCGGATGGCGTTTCGGTATACTATGATTTCGAGTTccaggaagaagaaacaaaaCCCACAGTCGAGATTCTCCGAGAAGTATACAGTCTGTTTAGGTTTAGTATGTGGAAAGCATGGAGGAAAGCAGACCTCTCAAAAGTCACGTTTGTGATACCCTATCGCGAGGACCTTGACAAGGCAATTCAAGAATTGAAGTCTGGGTTCCGGGAGTACATTGTGCCGAGAAGGCGGCCTGCGACAGTCGACGATCTATATCCGAGGATCCGGATGAGAGATGGGAAGATCAACGATTGTCCGTGTAAAAAGCACCCAATGGTCCCCAAGGCTTGA
- a CDS encoding uncharacterized protein (Similar to TIGR gene model, INSD accession AAW42787.1) — MPEYETITQGRARRSTAGNRMRELLEKAHQEDEDELFKEVEDDEEFVAPPEQRDVFLDEFADTDSAPSDEDEEAQVLRAERRAKRDAQAKGKSKSKVNPLTVPKYGYGYGAKAKEQGFKLKESDLALLGQDVDVASMAPSTLVLELRRRKREAKRVNRSEARRSNLRASTLATAAAAATDLDAAQAEADAEEDDGKNKGRRGRVAQHIAATRTIRKPLTQSQLIEAALEEEERNKEALRDWLKKEEEKRELRRVGRKVVKGPRWTWVSRTVGRLVEEVPEPAEGEKGQESELHGEGKQEARVGEAEERQGEQEKPRGEAEKSQDETSPEAPAPPSEEQSKVIIPAPPSAEKAATETTSTPLNPPAPPEQQQASVTTETQTQPPPPAQSETNAPYTRNYIILSQIPGGLPAELQVVLGSHVEWDKLKVIPSRNRPINRQVPLCPFTNLPAKYRHPTTLIPFATKDGYQAIEALLLNRYEWVEEGGWWGAGEGDVWADGMEAVEGLDRGLGIGGWYAGERLGPPESQHVKQEVEMEEAEAEPEAEAEIEIGIGIEETTPTDGKMEDEAETGTRKRARQSEGEAEARKKAAKSKRRR; from the exons ATGCCTGAATATGAAACCATCACTCAAGGCCGAGCGAGGAGGAGCACCGCGGGTAACCGCATGCGGGAGCTGCTGGAAAAGGCGCAccaagaagatgaagatgagcTCTTCAAGGAAGTCGAGGACGATGAGGAATTCGTAGCTCCTC CGGAGCAGAGGGATGTCTTTCTTGACGAGTTTGCCGATACCGATTCAGCTCCCTCtgacgaagatgaagaagcaCAAGTCCTGCGCGCCGAACGTCGAGCCAAACGGGATGCGCAAGCCAAGGGCAAATCCAAATCCAAGGTGAACCCTCTTACCGTCCCCAAGTACGGATATGGTTATGGTGCCAAAGCGAAAGAACAAGGCTTCAAGCTGAAGGAGTCTGATTTGGCTTTATTAGGACAAGATGTAGACGTGGCGAGCATGGCGCCTTCGACGCTGGTGCTGGAGctgaggagaaggaagagggaggcGAAGCGGGTGAATAGAAGCGAGGCGCGGAGATCGAATCTGAGAGCGAGCACGCTTGCCActgcagcagcagcggcgACCGATCTTGATGCGGCGCAAGCGGAAGCCgatgcagaagaagacgacgGCAAAAACAAAGGGCGTAGAGGTCGTGTGGCGCAGCATATAGCAGCCACACGTACCATTCGCAAGCCTCTGACACAATCCCAACTTATCGAAGCTGCTttagaagaagaagaaaggaacAAGGAGGCGCTGAGAGATtggttgaagaaggaagaagaaaagagagaacTCCGAAGAGTCGGGAGAAAGGTTGTGAAGGGACCCAGGTGGACTTGGGTATCGAGAACTGTGGGGAGGCTTGTGGAGGAGGTACCGGAGCCTGCTGAAGGTGAAAAGGGGCAAGAGAGTGAGTTGCATGGCGAGGGCAAGCAAGAGGCGCGTGTAGGTGAAGCAGAGGAGCGTCAAGGTGAACAAGAGAAGCCTCGAGGTGAAGCCGAAAAGTCCCAAGACGAAACCTCACCCGAGGCGCCTGCGCCTCCGTCAGAGGAGCAGTCAAAGGTCATCATCCCCGCGCCTCCATCTGCTGAAAAAGCAGCTACCGAAACTACTTCGACGCCTTTAAACCCCCCCGCGCCGCCTGAACAGCAGCAGGCATCTGTGACAACAGAGACTCAAACTCAGCCACCACCGCCGGCACAATCCGAAACCAACGCTCCTTATACACGTAACTACATTATCCTTTCACAAATCCCCGGCGGTTTACCTGCCGAACTGCAAGTCGTTCTAGGTTCACATGTAGAATGGGACAAGTTGAAGGTTATTCCTTCTCGAAATAGACCTATCA ACCGACAAGTACCTCTCTGCCCGTTCACCAACCTACCCGCCAAATACCGACATCCTACCACCCTCATCCCATTCGCCACCAAAGACGGATACCAAGCAATCGAAGCGCTCCTGCTGAACAGGTACGAATGGGTGGAAGAGGGTGGGTGGTGGGGTGCAGGCGAAGGGGATGTTTGGGCTGATGGGATGGAAGCTGTGGAGGGGTTGGATAGGGGGTTAGGGATAGGGGGGTGGTATGCTGGCGAGAGGTTGGGACCGCCAGAGTCGCAGCACGTGAAACAGGAagtggagatggaagaggcagaggcCGAGCCCGAGGCCGAGGCAGAGATTGAGATTGGGATTGGGATTGAGGAGACGACACCAACAGATGGGAAAATGGAGGATGAAGCAGAAACGGGTACAAGGAAGAGGGCGCGGCAAAGTGAAGGCGAAGCGGAGGCAAGGAAAAAGGCGGCCAAGAGTAAAAGACGGCGCTAA
- a CDS encoding uncharacterized protein (Similar to TIGR gene model, INSD accession AAW43349.1) — MPSITLLPFLNTVPPATRALTALYLLATTTVLLLALLAPPADWPWLLLVPAHSWKYPWVLLTAAFVELSVVNAVVSAIALPLACRYLERVWGARELVRFCCVTIVGSNIIAFGFSWIVWFVLGSEDALYGLPYHGMTGLQVGFLVAFTQLIPEHQVQLLGKIKLRVKSLPGIHLLISNVLVILLGPSPFILIQFGFFVAWVYLRFFKPSPDGGLYRGDRSETFAFQYWFPPVVRPYISVVANHVYTLATRVHLVQAWDESANEYSLLPGPGSNSASASASGLGAASGLGAASGLGAAVGAGGARAEAERRRALALKALDARLASTPSPAPAPASAPAAAPAAAPAPDPAAAAAAAVPADITGTGSGAPIKDIAVAAAAGVEPIGSTAIPSTSPSKPTPKLSSTATATAPESTVTTQAAQPTQTTQPTQPTQTTQTQGQGQGKKGKGKGKGKKSPSPVQSENVENVDKVDKVEREEREEKEEKKKEE, encoded by the exons ATGCCGTCGATAACGCTGCTGCCCTTCCTGAACACGGTGCCCCCCGCCACCCGCGCACTCACCGCCCTCTACCTCCtcgccaccaccaccgtcctcctcctcgccctcctcGCCCCCCCCGCCGACTGGCCATGGCTCCTGCTCGTCCCCGCCCACAGCTGGAAGTATCCCTGGGTTCTCCTCACCGCTGCCTTCGTAGAGCTCAGTGTCGTCAAC GCAGTCGTGTCCGCCATCGCGCTTCCCCTCGCCTGCAGGTACCTCGAACGCGTATGGGGTGCCCGTGAACTCGTCCGCTTCTGCTGCGTCACCATCGTCGGGTCAAATATCATCGCCTTTGGCTTCAGCTGGATCGTATGGTTTGTCCTTGGATCGGAAGATGCTTT GTATGGACTGCCGTACCATGGAATGACTGGACTCCAAGTCGGGTTCCTCGTGGCGTTTACCCAGCTTATCCCAGAACATCAAGTCCAGCTTTTGGGCAAGATTAAACTCCGTGTCAAG TCCCTTCCCGGCATCCacctcctcatctccaacGTCCTCGTCATCCTCCTCGGCCCGTCCCCCTTTATCCTCATCCAATTCGGATTCTTTGTCGCCTGGGTTTACCTCCGTTTCTTCAAACCCTCGCCCGATGGCGGTTTGTACAGAGGTGATAGGAGTGAAACATTTGCGTTTCAATATTGGTTCCCTCCTGTCGTCCG ACCATACATCTCCGTCGTCGCAAACCACGTATACACCCTCGCCACGCGCGTACACCTCGTCCAAGCATGGGACGAATCGGCCAATGAATACAGTCTTCTCCCTGGTCCCGGATCTAACtctgcctctgcctctgcctCGGGTTTGGGAGCTGCCTCGGGTTTGGGAGCTGCCTCGGGTTTGGGAGCTGCGGTCGGTGCGGGAGGGGCGAGGGCTGAAGCCGAGCGTAGGAG GGCATTAGCGCTCAAAGCGCTTGATGCGAGACTCGCTTCTACACCTTCCCCTGCTCCCGCTCCCGCCTCTGCTCCCGCCGCCGCCCCCGCCGCCGCCCCCGCTCCTGATcccgctgctgctgctgctgctgccgtGCCCGCTGATATAACCGGAACCGGGAGTGGAGCGCCTATAAAAGACATCGCCGTCGCCGCGGCCGCTGGCGTCGAACCCATCGGATCTACCGCCATCCCCTCTACCTCACCGTCGAAACCCACTCCCAAACTGTCATCCACAGCGACGGCGACGGCGCCTGAATCGACGGTAACGACGCAAGCTGCCCAACCGACCCAAACAACTCAACCAACTCAACCAACCCAAACAACACAGACACAGGGACAGGGACAAGGTaagaagggaaaggggaagggaaagggtAAAAAATCACCTTCCCCTGTTCAGTCTGAGAATGTTGAGAATGTTGACAAGGTGGACAAGGTtgagagggaggagagggaggagaaggaagagaagaagaaggaggaatGA
- a CDS encoding histone deacetylation-related protein, putative (Similar to TIGR gene model, INSD accession AAW42789.1): protein MLPPLPPKPSGGDPLASPPADTVQLSSVEINILVYLYLLESNFTHAAFTLLAESNLPATPLFQHFNPAYPTPSASAASAKAARAAARQRDGEHAPAFGAAAGRIPRGELIRKLWKAVRWEEVERHVGDNGEPLAPQCPNPFHLLIPHVCPPSYPSAGSNPPLPLPAVLQTPSAPPPKRPQPFPPPDDTPRDSKEKDKAKGKRKSRRPSSSPAPPARSPSPPASSITNSIKKPGPTAQAEARKEKPRKRARMSDAEDDEKDARDEKDARADSKPPKKKERERETRKVPSSQASRATSPDKSRRPSPRSKDKDVKLQNGVASAVEGRDEIGVWTEHRDVVSNVAWNPKNVDLLATGSSDGFVRLWDFLPPSAPASVPDRHPSLTLSTRPTGISHKGIESSKKTITSVAWHPDGTILATGSQDGVGRLFTPSGQLQAIMSYGRGAVNAMKWSPSGTQILVGKDDFTVCKWMDRGGSMAMKTCYDAHTKEVNDVDWLDDQVFASAGNDHAIHVHYADDKRPRFTFRGHTDDVTKIKWSPPNVKSGGGATERLLASVSDDGYCMIWKLPYYPSARDASASVGAGAGAGTATATGTRSLSPVKKMEPPSDEDEYLYQQPQQPQPQPPPQQQPQQQQPQQQSLSDPTAPDSNTTPAPPHTVPMLSIENCLHRLHVVSGSENKRMSMLEWMPLERDAGDAGDAGDARDARGQDRMILAAGGQDSTIKLFDALSGETLHVLPGLESGTGSLAFSPFSFGSLIDSLSTTDPGDPAATRLGVGKYGLLAGGGWDGVLRIWDVESGKVLWGMEVEEEEGKRMVRERPMMLSMAWREDGKHLACGLFNKTLMVVNIIKALESGKK from the exons ATGCTGCCGCCGCTCCCCCCGAAGCCGTCTGGGGGCGACCCCCTCGCGTCCCCCCCCGCGGACACGGTGCAGCTGAGCAGCGTGGAGATCAACATCCTCGTGTACCTCTACCTCCTCGAGAGCAACTTTACACACGCCGCATTCACCCTCCTCGCAGAGTCCAACCTCCCCGCCACCCCCCTCTTCCAGCACTTCAACCCCGCCTACCCCACCCCGAGTGCGTCTGCTGCGAGTGCAAAGGCGGCGAGGGCGGCGGCCAGGCAGAGGGACGGCGAGCACGCACCCGCGTTTGGCGCCGCAGCAGGCAGGATACCGCGCGGCGAGCTCATACGCAAGCTGTGGAAGGCCGTCCGCTGGGAAGAGGTCGAGCGCCATGTCGGCGACAACGGC GAACCACTCGCCCCGCAGTGTCCCAACCCGttccatctcctcatccCGCACGTATGCCCCCCGTCCTACCCCTCCGCTGGATCCAACCCgcctctccctctccccgCCGTCCTCCAGACACCGAGTGCGCCGCCGCCAAAGCGCCCACAGCCGTTTCCGCCCCCAGACGACACGCCGAGGGACAGTAAAGAGAAGGATAAGGCaaagggaaagaggaaaagcAGACGACCGAGCTCATCCCCTGCGCCTCCTGCTCGATCCCCATCCCCGCCTGCATCTTCCATCACCAATTCGATAAAGAAACCTGGCCCGACGGCGCAAGCAGAAGCACGAAAAGAAAAACCACGGAAACGAGCCCGCATGAGTGATGCAGAAGACGACGAAAAAGATGCAAGAGACGAAAAAGATGCAAGAGCCGACTCGAAACCGCCTAAAAAAAAGGAGCGAGAGCGGGAAACACGCAAAGTACCAAGCAGCCAAGCGTCCCGCGCCACATCACCCGATAAATCCCGTCGACCTAGTCCCCGCTCCAAAGATAAAGACGTCAAACTGCAGAATGGGGTTGCGTCAGCAGTCGAAGGGAGGGATGAAATCGGGGTATGGACAGAACACCGCGACGTCGTTTCCAACGTCGCTTGGAACCCCAAAAACGTCGATCTCTTGGCCACTGGCTCTTCCGATGGCTTTGTCCGCCTTTGGGATTTCTTGCCCCCCTCCGCCCCTGCCTCTGTCCCCGACCGGCACCCCTCGCTAACCCTCTCCACCCGCCCGACCGGCATCTCCCACAAAGGCATCGAATCCTCCAAAAAAACAATCACCTCCGTCGCCTGGCACCCCGACGGCACCATCCTCGCCACCGGCTCCCAAGACGGTGTCGGCCGCCTCTTCACCCCGTCCGGCCAGCTGCAGGCCATCATGAGCTACGGCCGCGGCGCCGTCAACGCCATGAAATGGAGTCCCTCCGGCACCCAAATTCTCGTCGGCAAAGACGATTTCACCGTGTGTAAATGGATGGACAGGGGCGGCAGTATGGCCATGAAAACGTGTTACGACGCACATACCAAAGAGGTAAACGACGTGGATTGGCTAGACGATCAAGTCTTTGCCTCGGCCGGGAATGATCATGCGATTCATGTGCATTATGCGGATGATAAACGTCCGCGGTTTACGTTTAGGGGGCATACAGATGATGTCACAAAAATCAAGTGGTCCCCTCCCAACGTCAAAAGTGGAGGAGGCGCGACAGAGAGGTTGTTGGCAAGTGTATCGGATGATGGGTATTGTATGATTTGGAAATTACCGTATTATCCGTCTGCAAGGGATGCGAGCGCGAGCGTCGGTGCCGGTGCCGGTGCGGGGACGGCGACGGCGACGGGGACGAGATCGCTTTCACCGGTGAAAAAGATGGAACCTCCAAGTGATGAAGACGAGTATTTATACCAACAGCCCCAGCAGCCACAGCCCCAGCCGCCACCACAACAACAGCcacagcagcagcagccacAGCAGCAATCTCTTTCCGATCCCACGGCACCAGACTCAAACACCACACCCGCCCCACCCCACACCGTGCCGATGCTATCCATCGAAAACTGCCTGCACAGACTTCACGTCGTAAGCGGCAGCGAGAATAAACGGATGAGCATGTTGGAATGGATGCCGCTCGAGCGGGATGCGGGCGATGCGGGCGATGCGGGCGATGCGCGCGATGCGCGGGGTCAGGACAGGATGATACTCGCCGC CGGCGGGCAAGACTCCACCATCAAGCTATTCGACGCCCTATCCGGGGAAACGCTCCACGTTCTACCAGGTCTTGAATCCGGTACAGGCTCTTTAGCGTTCTCACCGTTTTCCTTTGGCTCTCTCATCGATTCTCTCTCCACCACCGACCCGGGCGACCCCGCCGCCACGCGCCTCGGTGTGGGCAAGTACGGTCTCCTAGCCGGTGGAGGATGGGACGGCGTACTCCGCATATGGGATGTCGAATCTGGAAAAGTCCTCTGGGGGatggaggtggaagaagaggaagggaagcGGATGGTTAGGGAACGGCCTATGATG CTCTCGATGGCATGGCGAGAAGACGGCAAACACCTCGCGTGCGGACTGTTCAACAAGACGTTGATGGTGGTGAATATCATCAAGGCTTTAGAGTCTGGAAAAAAGTAA
- a CDS encoding uncharacterized protein (Similar to SGTC gene model, INSD accession EAL21338.1) produces the protein MSSPDSQSFHSANSQRRSSISTNDSFHSLASSQSNASTVNTVIRQFDLSPVTTTLAPYSITTSSPAEDNTSSSHQSGAVSSTTSTTSDAYDMGFQSGCVPEWPLGANKPTRPAPLGFNYGGQTAAAATVPSTSANSSTYAPETYQSSQAMDTHSPQEEIFSTRHSGRASITSTGSTDPGLRDGVVSSPVPPDTLTKKSKKRYCFSLCSMS, from the coding sequence ATGTCATCCCCCGATAGCCAATCCTTCCATTCTGCAAACTCACAACGCCGTTCATCCATATCTACCAACGACTCCTTCCACAGCCTCGCTTCTTCACAGAGCAACGCCTCTACCGTCAACACCGTGATCCGACAATTTGATCTCTCGCCAGTGACCACCACCCTCGCACCCTATTCGATCACCACCTCCTCCCCCGCGGAAGACAATACAAGTTCTTCCCACCAGAGCGGCGCAGTCTCTTCTACAACTTCTACAACCTCTGACGCGTATGATATGGGGTTCCAATCCGGCTGTGTCCCCGAATGGCCACTAGGAGCTAATAAACCTACTAGACCTGCACCCCTTGGATTCAATTATGGTGGTCAAaccgctgctgctgccaCTGTTCCGAGCACGAGTGCCAACTCCTCCACTTACGCCCCAGAAACTTACCAAAGTAGTCAGGCAATGGATACGCATTCCCCTCAGGAAGAAATCTTCTCTACGCGCCATTCTGGTCGAGCGTCCATAACATCCACTGGATCGACTGACCCTGGTCTTCGAGATGGTGTAGTCAGTTCGCCAGTCCCTCCTGATACTCTTACTaaaaaatcaaaaaagCGGTATTGCTTCTCTCTGTGTTCAATGTCATAA
- a CDS encoding uncharacterized protein (Similar to SGTC gene model, INSD accession EAL21339.1), translating to MASHSWAHAPRHGVKGQPQMFQHQPQHHRLVHPNSQWPLVHPPCATGNDNSHVHPHPHPQPHPYPYIQPLVRTHPPTHYQASMSVDAFAGPEAEEDELGDELDALDPALASQNVDVDVKKGKTPVTRARSKSVVSATSLSTDAASSEDATFMFFPNPSQPPIQLKGARKTGLLPAPAGSILEVNNLLILHPPEKDRSGFGGHNSQWEMYTCRVCSKTYDGKNARSVARRHLQDKHGVPLSVQARRSRWDCVDPNRPRNKSDAKERNLKSKRDWASKNRQQSKLEKTHCEFLEQFGPKGLVTSCGMRLVGSKYRGSSGIAAAAQKNDDFLDGEYGKVIIPEGILEGVRAIREHESSIQQKGETPAVQQEGEDMEVKEPGSLPLPCLSASASTRSAKRRSNSRSRLPTPPHGLMSALTVSPPSPHLAVQPNSYHHSIYTRQLELLRQQHAYRPYPFADVPMVDQEMGFLYMPPIQRESQPHSTFQDQTVRQQSQVEFSYFYVRDFPGLGGAEEEAQADTEEPSQGDGANQSPVEPEREHESAITTENEEPREKANIWVGTDDEEDETEKDIDLEAEVAAESLLNLHSTPLRAPQDEETFKLPSHPNSRPAPPPWKLLDAPPIASPVRGRPSRGKSFIQPFKDPRREATRSLSFEQVPALDDPFMLNNDTPDRPTSISSFSTRSRATLLSSRMSDNHKCTMPSPSPLSSTHRKRKAPPSPFAPSPSGGSNTVTRPALRPLSTNFSSSNRSGSGDAAATPVRSATTPRVPSSFTHAWLLSSPSNGDAAASLGLVPTHLAPATPGMMRGIIGTDTPGMTSLDTKVKLETESDKGKEKDKSEKDLKGKENRDNNMKKKRLADTPRA from the exons ATGGCAAGCCACTCCTGGGCTCACGCTCCCCGCCATGGCGTCAAAGGCCAACCGCAGATGTTTCAACATCAGCCACAACACCACCGCCTCGTCCACCCAAACAGCCAATGGCCACTTGTACATCCTCCATGCGCCACCGGTAACGATAACAGCCATGTTCaccctcatcctcacccACAACCACACCCTTATCCGTATATACAACCTTTGGTCCGCACTCACCCTCCTACACACTACCAGGCTAGTATGTCTGTCGACGCTTTTGCTGGCCCCGAGGCCGAGGAAGACGAACTTGGAGATGAGCTGGACGCTCTTGATCCCGCTCTAGCTTCCCAAAACGTGGATGTGGACGTAAAGAAGGGTAAAACGCCCGTGACCCGTGCCAGGTCCAAATCTGTAGTCAGCGCCACCTCCCTCAGTACCGATGCTGCGTCATCAGAAGATGCCACATTTATGTTCTTCCCAAACCCATCACAGCCACCTATCCAACTCAAAGGTGCTCGTAAGACTGGCCTTCTCCCAGCGCCTGCGGGTTCAATCCTCGAAGTCAATAATCTTTTGATCCTTCACCCGCCTGAGAAGGATAGGTCTGGTTTTGGAGGGCATAACAGCCAGTGGGAGATGTATACTTGTCGAGTGTGCTCTAAAACATATGACGGAAAAAATGCGCGTAGTGTCGCGAGGAGACATTTGCAGGATAAACATGGAGTACCATTAAGCGTACAAGCTCGAAGAAGTCGATGGGATTGTG TAGATCCTAACAGACCCAGGAATAAATCGGATGCTAAGGAGAGAAACCTAAAGAGTAAGCGTGATTGGGCTTCAAAGAACCG CCAGCAAAGCAAGCTTGAAAAGACTCACTGCGAGTTCCTAGAGCAATTCGGTCCCAAAGGCCTCGTAACTTCTTGCGGGATGCGTCTTGTCGGGTCAAAATATCGAGGCTCCTCTGGCATCGCTGCTGCCGCTCAGAAGAATGATGATTTCCTCGACGGCGAGTATGGCAAGGTCATTATCCCCGAAGGAATCTTAGAAGGAGTACGCGCAATTAGAGAGCACGAGTCTTCTATTCAACAAAAGGGTGAAACTCCGGCTGTTCAACAGGAGGGAGAAGACATGGAAGTGAAAGAACCAGGATCGTTACCTCTTCCCTGCCTTTCCGCCTCTGCCTCCACCCGCTCGGCTAAACGTCGGAGCAACTCTCGTTCGCGACTGCCTACTCCTCCGCATGGGCTCATGTCTGCGCTTACCGTCTCTCCACCAAGCCCTCACCTGGCTGTCCAGCCCAACTCGTACCATCACAGCATCTACACGCGCCAACTTGAGCTCTTGCGCCAACAACATGCGTACAGACCTTATCCATTTGCCGATGTGCCGATGGTAGATCAGGAGATGGGATTCTTGTATATGCCTCCAATTCAGCGTGAATCTCAGCCTCATTCGACTTTTCAGGATCAAACTGTGCGCCAGCAAAGCCAAGTGGAATTTTCGTACTTTTATGTACGAGATTTTCCCGGCCTTGGGGGcgctgaagaagaagcacAGGCAGATACTGAGGAACCTTCACAAGGTGACGGGGCGAACCAGTCTCCTGTGGAGCCAGAGCGAGAGCACGAGTCCGCCATTACGACAGAGAATGAGGAACCTAGGGAAAAAGCGAATATTTGGGTTGGAACTGAcgatgaggaggatgaaaCCGAAAAAGATATTGATCTCGAAGCTGAGGTGGCTGCTGAGAGTCTTCTTAATCTTCATAGCACTCCCCTTCGCGCTCCCCAGGACGAAGAGACATTTAAACTGCCTTCACACCCGAATTCTCGACCGGCGCCTCCCCCTTGGAAGCTCCTCGACGCCCCACCTATCGCCTCACCCGTTCGCGGCCGACCTTCCAGAGGCAAATCATTCATTCAACCCTTCAAAGACCCTCGGCGAGAAGCCACGCGAAGCCTCAGTTTCGAGCAGGTCCCCGCTCTGGATGATCCATTCATGCTTAATAACGATACCCCTGACCGCCCAACTTCAatttcctccttttctACTCGTTCGAGGGCAACCCTTCTCTCATCGAGAATGAGTGATAATCACAAATGCACTATGCCCAGCCCCTCGCCGCTGTCGTCTACGCATAGGAAACGAAAGGCACCTCCATCCCCTTTTGCTCCATCACCTTCCGGAGGCTCGAACACTGTTACCCGTCCCGCACTTCGACCTTTGTCGACCAAtttttcctcctccaaccGATCGGGGTCGGGCGACGCGGCCGCTACACCTGTCCGTTCCGCGACCACTCCACGTGTGCCTTCCTCATTCACCCATGCATGGCTTCTCTCTTCACCAAGTAATGGCGATGCAGCTGCTTCATTGGGCCTTGTTCCTACGCATTTGGCCCCGGCTACACCAGGGATGATGAGGGGGATTATAGGGACCGATACGCCGGGAATGACATCATTGGATACAAAGGTAAAGTTGGAGACAGAGAGCGAcaagggaaaggaaaaggacAAGTCGGAGAAGGATTTaaaggggaaggagaacAGGGATAACAAtatgaagaagaagaggttggCTGACACGCCTAGGGCGTAA